The stretch of DNA ATACTTCCGCAACTCTACGAGATCCTACGGCCACATGGACAGGACGGACAGACCCTTTCGGAGGGGACAGAGCTCGTAGCCGATCTCGATCTCGATTCGTTGAAGGTCATGGAGTTGCTGCTTGAGGTAGAGGAACGGTTTGATATCTCCATTCCTTTAAACATCGTCCCGGACTTACGGACCATCGGGGATTTCGCCAGGCAGATCGAGCAACTCATGGAGCATAAGTGACAGCCCTTCTGGACAAGTTTCGACAACTCGCCGACGCTCGTGAGGCGTTGACTCAATCGAGCCAAGATCCCTTTCGGGTGACGATCGAGCGCCTCTTGTCGCCAACCGAGGCCATCGTGAACGGCCGTCCAATGATCCTGGCAGGGACAAACAACTACCTCGGTTTAACGTTCGACCCTCAGTGTATAGCGGCGGCGGTCCAAGCCGTGCAAGCGCAGGGAACGGGCACGACCGGATCCAGAATGGCGAATGGCAGTTTCAGTGGACACCTGGCATTAGAGAAAGAGCTGGCGGAGTTTTATGGGCGCCAGCGGTGTGATGTCTTCTCAACCGGCTACCTGGCCAATCTGGGCATCATTTCGGCCCTCGCCGGCCCTGGAGATGTGATCCTGATCGATGCCGATTGTCATGCGAGCATCTATGATGGCTGCCGGATGAGCGGGGCGGAGGTCATTCGATTTCGTCACAACGATACCGCCGATCTCCATAAGCGCCTCACACGTCTGGGGAGGCGTTGCGTCAATACGCTCATCATCGCGGAAGGCCTCTACAGCATGTTGGGGGATCGAGCGGCGCTGGCGGAGATAACGACCTTGAAGCAGGAGCATGGCGCTTATCTGCTCCTGGATGAGGCCCACTCGCTTGGGGTCTTGGGAGAGCGGGGCCGCGGGCGTGCCGAGGAGGCCGGCGCCGAGGACAGCGTCGATTTTATCGTCGGGACCTTCAGTAAGAGCCTGGGTGCCACCGGAGGGTTCTGTGTCTCGGATCATCCAGCGATGGAACTGGTCCGGTATGCCAGCCGCCCGTATATCTTCACCGCATCCCTATGTCCGTCGGTTGTCGCCTCCACAAGGGCTGCCCTGCTAAGACTCCGAACGGAACCCGAACTGCGTCTGAAGCTCTGGACCAATGCGCGG from Candidatus Methylomirabilota bacterium encodes:
- a CDS encoding acyl carrier protein; this translates as MAHYEAILPQLYEILRPHGQDGQTLSEGTELVADLDLDSLKVMELLLEVEERFDISIPLNIVPDLRTIGDFARQIEQLMEHK
- a CDS encoding aminotransferase class I/II-fold pyridoxal phosphate-dependent enzyme yields the protein MTALLDKFRQLADAREALTQSSQDPFRVTIERLLSPTEAIVNGRPMILAGTNNYLGLTFDPQCIAAAVQAVQAQGTGTTGSRMANGSFSGHLALEKELAEFYGRQRCDVFSTGYLANLGIISALAGPGDVILIDADCHASIYDGCRMSGAEVIRFRHNDTADLHKRLTRLGRRCVNTLIIAEGLYSMLGDRAALAEITTLKQEHGAYLLLDEAHSLGVLGERGRGRAEEAGAEDSVDFIVGTFSKSLGATGGFCVSDHPAMELVRYASRPYIFTASLCPSVVASTRAALLRLRTEPELRLKLWTNARRLYDSLKDLGFRLGPEPSPIIAVRFGQAENTIAFWNGLFRQDVYVNMILPPAAPDGGSLLRCSVSAAHTPDQIDRISKAFASVKAAFSS